In Colletotrichum higginsianum IMI 349063 chromosome 1, whole genome shotgun sequence, the DNA window AGTTGATGGTATGAACCAGTTTCCCTTCTAATGTAAGCGTCTCGTCTTGCTGCCCCGACTAAGAAGACGTTCATTCACCTGGAACCCTCGCATGCAGTTTCTTTTCCATTCAGTGGACCCTAGGTCAAATGCCGATTATTTGACAACTGGCGGGTGAGTTGTAAAGTTGTTGTTCACCAAAACAGATCCTGTCTTGTGTTATTCCAATGTTATCACAATAGCATTGTGCCCGTTTTTCTTGACTTACTGTTTCCCTGGAGATGACTGCATGATTAGACATAATAGAAAGGTGGAAAAAAAGAattgaaaaaaaaaaaaaagactgAATGAATCGCTTGACAAGCAGGGCAGATGACCAAGGTAAGGCGGTAAagcttcccccccccccccccccccccccctgccacGCTTACTGTCCAATGACCCTGGATCTGGTGCGCGGTAGTGCTGACCGCACACCACATTAGGCTACAGTGATTCGATGATTCGACCTGCACAGCGGCGTGGCGCAGTAGTTGGCGACCCCGGGCTTTGAAGCTGCGGATACATAAGCCTGCATGCTAAATCCGTCCCGAGTGGAACGGGGCTGCAGGCTGAGCCACGTCGACCGGATCCGAGCTGCCTGCTTGCTTGTCTCTCGTCGTCTCAGTCTTTGGTGATCGTGCAAGAAATGCCAGACAAGAAGCTTCCATATCGAGGTTTTTGCTCCGCAGACATTCAAATTTCTAAAGAAACTGATGTAGATTATGGCTGGTAGCCTCCTGTTAGTGGGCAGAAACACCACGGCCGAGTCTCACCTGATGCCCACCGACACAGCTCAAAACCGGGACTCGCAAGTGTGACAATAGGTTTACATGGTTAACAATCATGAAATGTATGATAAGTGCAATGACGGAGGCTAATATTATCAACATGCCAAAATCCACCAAAATATCTTCTCGGGAGGGGCATCCGCTCCGGGGTTGTGAGATGGGTAAATAATTGTTACGTTGGTTACGGCGAAGGTATCAAACTATTGTGGTACTACAATCAGGCGACTCGCTCCGACGCGCTGCGGCAAAACGGCCTTCTGTCTCCATCACTCAAGCCCAAAGGTCAAGTTCCCTTACAGCAACGACGAGATCAACCCCACGGGCTGTACTTGACGCCCTCAAAATAAAAGTCTTGTCCCAGTCCTATCGTGTGAGCGACGACAACCACATATTCCATCGCGAGATAGAACAGCTCCTTGTACCAGGGGAAAACCCGAAGATCCATCGTATGCCGGGCAGTGTGTCGGTGATTTGCATCTTCCATGTGGTTCATAGACAATCCCAGGTCCTCCGGAGAGTCGTCGCGGAGCTCCTCGAGAAGTTGAGAGGCATTTTCGTCGGCACGATCTCGTGATCCGGGGTCGAGGTTTTGATGTCCTTGGCCGGCGTCCGTTCTACAACAGTCCGTGTTAATTCTCATTCCCCCCCTCAGACTCAACGATGGATCGATGCTTGGGCAAACACCGTACGCAGGCTTCCGATTGAATTTTGAGCATAGGGGCAAGACATACCTCAGGAAAGTCGACCATGAGCTTGGATCGAACGAATCGGTCTCGACGACATCCAAAAACCTCTTCATTTTGCCGCCTTCCATCGTAAGGTTGGTTTGTGAGGCGAGGCAAGGTGAAGAGCGAAAAGTTGAAAACTGCGGGTGTGAAGTCTAGGAAGGAGGGCAGAAGCTGTTTTTGCTTTGCAGGGCAGTGAGGTTGAGTCTCCGGGCTGGTATCCGTGATAGACGGTGACTCAAGGCCCAGAGGTGTATACAAACGGGCTGAGACTCAGTCGTTTGTTAGGTCTGTGTTTTTCTTTGCCCGGTTGTGTAACCTGCAAGACTGCGGCTTACAGACAAAGCAAACCAAGACATGTAGTTATCCATGAGGCTCAAAGGCTGCACATCATGTGCATAGAAGGCCGCATCAAGGTAACATGCGCTGCCTGGGCTTACACATGTCATCAGAGTAAAGTGTTGCAATTTAGTCAACCTATTCAGAAGCACCAAACGGAACATCTAGTAGCTCAAAACAGACTCTTGTCCTATCTATGAGGGAAAACCAGCTGTTGAAACCTCTCACTGTATCGACATCTCGCCTTAATAACTAGTCTGTGGATTCATAGGATGCAATCACTGGGGCAATAACAATTGCTAGCCCCCCTTTTTGCTCGCTGGGAGCTCCCAATTATGTGCCCTATAAGAACTGGATGGACTTTTGGACTAACTGCTGGATGTAAGAGGCTCATTCCCTCTCGAATCCCTGCCGACGTATTATATTACTCGCCCTCAGCCTACCCATCTGCCTTGCTGTGTAAAGAAAATGCTTGCCAGGGTCTGCGGAATCACATGAGGATTTTCTCAACTGGCGCAACGGCTATTCACTGTCGCGACAGGTTGAGTTCTAAGTAACTGTGCTCTGGGCTTGCTGGCATTCCAGTAGATAGATATGTTGAAGGATGGTGTCAGTAGCTAGGCGTCTGTCCGCATGTCACTCGTGTACTGCTCCCATCGGATTGTGGTCATCTGTTGCGGCTCGAGGGAAACTCGCTCTTTTCAAACGTCCCATAGGCCCCTCGCATTGCCTCGGAAAAGCTTCTCccgcagctcgtcgtccccgtCACACCACTCGGCGACCTTGTCCATGAACGGCTTCGCATCCCACCCCCACCACTTGGTATGGGGCCAGTCCGAGCCGAACACGACGCCGTCCCCGTTCCGCATGCGGAAGAGGGCCTTGGCCAGCGACTCCAGGTCGGAGAAGCTCGCATCTTTGGAGAAAAGGTACGGTGCCGAGATCTTGACGTAGACGCGCGGGTCCTCCATCATGCGTTTCAGCGCATCCCAGCCCGGCTGCTTGGCCGGGTTCAACGGCAGTAGCGCCGGGGAACCGAAGTGTTCGAGCACCAACTTCACCCCGAGTTCGGACACCAGCGGCTCGACGTGATCGAGGACCTCCATGTCGGCGTACAGCCCGATCGACCACGTTTTCAACGGCCGCAGTCTCTCGGCGTACCTGCGCAACACGGTCTGGATTTCGGTCTTGGAGAGCACGGTG includes these proteins:
- a CDS encoding TIM barrel metal-dependent hydrolase, giving the protein MASLSTKPINRRVLPGLFESCQHRVFNSSFKPTPPPEGSWDSHVHIIDPQKFPFPASVKPPQEATINQAFQNAERLGLPNLVFVQLSMYGNDNTWVLESLKDVGPTRGRGVVAFDPERIDSHTLQQWHDLGVRGVRVNLRSSNTVLSKTEIQTVLRRYAERLRPLKTWSIGLYADMEVLDHVEPLVSELGVKLVLEHFGSPALLPLNPAKQPGWDALKRMMEDPRVYVKISAPYLFSKDASFSDLESLAKALFRMRNGDGVVFGSDWPHTKWWGWDAKPFMDKVAEWCDGDDELREKLFRGNARGLWDV